In Candidatus Omnitrophota bacterium, a single window of DNA contains:
- a CDS encoding prepilin-type N-terminal cleavage/methylation domain-containing protein — MNNKIYRRSGFSLTEILIATAVVSIIVGSIFYTFDSCLKAYTESQKELTAFKFLDAIGYTIINGDRKSDGLRGALELKECAREYVEYVPLWEDTSNLPPYPTDNIFPLNRPFMFGSGEPIVEVAEGPVGGEKIYTYYPLDPTDGFDPSTAQYTSGMVEVKPLDQVLSTKAMRILYWPDWHKAAGADAVVKIEFDSANQRILKHYAGETWEIRPTVFNELSEKITVTGCTFEYYDRYYDINDPATTPLVFDATDKIPVAELHSITAVKITLKTDMEGLIREIPLFVNLRNSRTTGALKIMDTSTFELELPPSADLKVLKVYNVTGPNPVPGNIEIEVTPDNSLNGEQTWKIILELDEQYIDGRDRPVILRYRVEYPTGTEQLVRDINQDCRIPFDMLDLFSGAWDLDIDFTGPPPLPTEIKFMCSSRLRVTTKDAHGVGVSVRP; from the coding sequence ATGAACAATAAGATATACAGGCGTAGCGGCTTTTCCCTCACGGAGATCCTAATAGCCACGGCCGTGGTGTCTATTATAGTCGGGTCCATTTTTTATACTTTTGATTCATGTCTTAAGGCCTATACGGAAAGCCAAAAAGAACTCACAGCTTTTAAGTTCCTGGATGCCATAGGGTATACAATTATCAACGGGGACAGGAAGTCGGACGGCCTCCGGGGGGCCCTGGAGCTTAAGGAGTGCGCGCGGGAATATGTAGAATATGTGCCTTTATGGGAAGATACGTCGAACCTGCCGCCGTACCCGACGGACAACATCTTCCCCCTTAACAGACCGTTCATGTTCGGGTCCGGGGAACCCATAGTGGAGGTCGCGGAAGGCCCTGTTGGCGGGGAAAAGATATACACATATTATCCGCTTGATCCCACCGACGGCTTCGATCCAAGCACTGCGCAGTATACAAGTGGTATGGTCGAGGTCAAACCGCTTGACCAGGTACTTTCCACAAAGGCTATGAGGATACTGTACTGGCCCGACTGGCATAAGGCGGCAGGGGCCGATGCAGTAGTAAAGATCGAGTTTGACAGCGCCAACCAGAGGATACTTAAACATTACGCCGGGGAAACATGGGAGATCCGCCCGACCGTGTTCAATGAGCTGAGTGAGAAAATAACAGTGACGGGGTGCACTTTCGAATATTACGACAGGTATTATGACATAAACGATCCGGCCACGACCCCGCTGGTGTTCGATGCCACGGATAAGATCCCGGTGGCCGAGCTGCATTCTATCACCGCGGTGAAGATAACGCTTAAGACCGATATGGAAGGGCTTATTCGGGAAATACCGCTTTTCGTGAACTTACGTAACAGCAGGACCACGGGCGCGCTCAAGATAATGGACACGTCTACGTTCGAGTTGGAGCTGCCACCGTCGGCGGACCTGAAGGTGCTCAAAGTATACAATGTGACAGGTCCGAATCCTGTGCCAGGGAACATTGAGATAGAGGTAACGCCGGATAATTCATTGAACGGGGAACAGACATGGAAGATCATACTCGAACTTGACGAACAGTACATCGACGGCAGGGACCGTCCGGTGATACTAAGATACAGGGTCGAGTATCCTACGGGGACAGAGCAACTTGTAAGGGATATAAACCAGGATTGCCGGATCCCGTTCGATATGCTTGATCTCTTTTCGGGGGCATGGGACCTTGATATAGATTTTACAGGTCCGCCGCCATTGCCGACAGAGATAAAGTTCATGTGTAGTTCCAGGCTAAGAGTTACGACGAAAGACGCGCACGGCGTCGGGGTATCCGTACGACCGTAA
- a CDS encoding 4Fe-4S binding protein, giving the protein MKRKIIHINEDKCDGCGACVPDCPEGAIRIVDGKARLTGESLCDGLGACLGACPRGAITIGERDVEEYDEVMVMRNISEKGDKAVEEHLKHLEEHGEHAYLRKAREFLADKQDRDKPCSGTHIGCPGSRTIDRRGERLVDAVVARKKQPSELRQWPVQLKLVNPHAPYFENADMVIAADCVPFAYPGFHERFLKDRTLLVFCPKLDDSNEEYMGKIREILETNDIRSVTVVHMEVPCCNATTSLVEEAIKMCGKNVLIKDYTISLEGEIT; this is encoded by the coding sequence ATGAAAAGAAAGATAATACATATAAACGAAGATAAATGCGATGGATGCGGGGCATGTGTTCCGGATTGCCCGGAAGGGGCCATAAGAATAGTTGACGGCAAGGCCCGGCTTACCGGGGAATCCCTGTGTGATGGACTGGGGGCCTGTTTAGGGGCCTGTCCCCGCGGAGCGATAACAATAGGGGAACGGGATGTGGAAGAGTATGATGAGGTCATGGTTATGCGTAATATCTCCGAAAAAGGGGACAAGGCGGTCGAAGAACACTTGAAGCATCTGGAAGAGCATGGCGAACATGCCTATCTGCGAAAAGCCAGGGAGTTCCTCGCGGATAAGCAAGATAGGGATAAACCTTGTAGCGGCACGCATATAGGGTGTCCCGGATCGCGTACCATAGATAGACGGGGGGAAAGGCTTGTTGACGCCGTTGTAGCCAGGAAGAAACAACCCTCAGAACTTCGTCAGTGGCCAGTACAACTTAAGTTGGTCAATCCGCACGCTCCATATTTCGAGAACGCGGATATGGTTATAGCCGCTGATTGCGTACCGTTCGCGTATCCGGGTTTCCATGAACGGTTCTTGAAGGATAGGACGCTTCTTGTATTCTGTCCGAAATTGGATGATTCCAACGAGGAATACATGGGAAAGATAAGGGAAATACTGGAAACCAACGATATAAGGTCCGTGACCGTAGTGCATATGGAAGTGCCGTGTTGTAACGCGACCACATCGTTGGTAGAAGAAGCCATAAAAATGTGCGGGAAGAACGTTTTAATAAAAGACTACACTATCTCTTTGGAAGGGGAGATAACATAA
- a CDS encoding Rrf2 family transcriptional regulator yields the protein MKLLTKDTDYAVRALIELGVSGETYVSAREISEKQQIPYQFLRRIMQDLIKGGLVKSKEGGGGGFRLRGHPLKIKVADVIRMFQGEIELSECMFRKKICANRPHCVLRSNIKNIEAKVIKEFEKITIGQLIRQAIQRNKA from the coding sequence ATGAAGTTGTTGACCAAGGACACGGATTACGCGGTCAGGGCTCTTATTGAGCTGGGGGTATCGGGAGAAACATATGTGTCCGCGCGGGAAATATCGGAAAAGCAGCAAATACCGTACCAGTTCCTCCGGCGCATCATGCAGGATTTGATAAAAGGAGGGCTCGTCAAGTCTAAAGAGGGAGGGGGCGGGGGGTTCAGGTTGCGCGGGCATCCCTTGAAGATAAAAGTTGCCGATGTGATCCGCATGTTCCAGGGAGAGATAGAATTATCTGAATGCATGTTCAGGAAAAAAATATGCGCGAACAGGCCGCATTGCGTGTTGCGCAGCAATATTAAGAACATAGAAGCGAAAGTCATTAAAGAATTTGAAAAAATAACCATAGGGCAGCTTATACGCCAGGCGATACAAAGGAATAAGGCATGA
- the hcp gene encoding hydroxylamine reductase, translating to MFCRQCEQTAAGKGCTIKGVCGKEDRVAILQDLLIFGLKGISIYAHAARSSGIKDPGTDRFVIEALFTTVTNVNFSEKSIAEMIKKAGEVYDRIKRMAGKEGVPEKYASWAPAEDLDELVEQGVKTGILSDPAPNEDIRSLREILLYGLKGMAAYADHAAILGMENDEVNGFFHKGLAALTDDELGVEDLLALIMEFGKVNLTCMETLDKAHTLTFGDPVPTKVSLGLRKGPAILVSGHDLKDLKQLLEQTEGKGVSVYTHGEMLPAHGYPRLKEHDHLAGHYGGAWQDQKKEFDIFPGAILMTTNCVQKPADTYAGRLFTTGLVEWPGVGHIAADENGDKDFSVLIEKALATVGSQGEVKGKEITVGFAHKAVLGVAGKIVEMVKNGSIKHFFLIGGCDGAKTGRNYYTELAEKVPLDCIILTLACGKFRFNRLEFGEIGGIPRLLDCGQCNDAYSAIKIAVTLAEAFKCGVNDLPLSLVLSWYEQKAVCILLTLLSLGIKDIRLGPTLPAFISSNVLKVLVEKFGIRPITTPDQDLADML from the coding sequence ATGTTTTGCAGGCAATGTGAACAGACCGCGGCCGGTAAAGGATGCACGATAAAGGGCGTATGCGGGAAAGAAGACAGGGTGGCGATATTGCAGGACCTGCTTATCTTCGGGCTAAAAGGTATCTCCATATACGCGCATGCCGCCAGAAGCTCGGGGATAAAGGACCCGGGAACCGACCGCTTTGTCATTGAAGCGCTTTTTACCACGGTGACCAACGTGAATTTTTCGGAAAAAAGCATAGCGGAGATGATAAAAAAAGCCGGGGAAGTATACGACAGGATAAAACGCATGGCGGGGAAAGAAGGTGTTCCAGAGAAGTACGCGTCCTGGGCGCCGGCGGAGGACCTGGACGAGCTTGTTGAACAGGGCGTAAAAACAGGCATTTTATCGGATCCCGCGCCAAATGAAGATATCCGCAGCTTGAGGGAAATACTACTTTACGGGCTAAAAGGAATGGCGGCATACGCGGACCACGCGGCCATACTTGGGATGGAGAACGATGAGGTAAATGGGTTTTTCCACAAGGGTTTAGCGGCGCTTACCGACGATGAGTTGGGAGTAGAGGACCTTTTAGCGCTTATAATGGAGTTCGGCAAAGTCAATCTTACCTGTATGGAGACGCTCGATAAAGCGCATACTTTGACTTTTGGCGACCCAGTGCCCACGAAAGTATCGCTCGGGTTACGCAAAGGACCGGCGATCCTTGTATCCGGCCATGACCTCAAGGACCTTAAGCAGCTTTTAGAACAGACGGAGGGAAAAGGCGTGAGCGTATATACGCACGGGGAAATGTTGCCGGCGCACGGGTATCCTCGGTTGAAGGAACACGACCACCTGGCCGGGCATTATGGCGGGGCATGGCAGGACCAGAAAAAAGAGTTCGATATTTTCCCCGGGGCCATACTAATGACGACGAATTGCGTACAAAAACCCGCCGATACATATGCCGGCCGGCTCTTTACTACGGGGCTTGTTGAGTGGCCCGGGGTAGGACATATCGCCGCTGATGAGAACGGCGATAAGGATTTCTCGGTATTAATAGAAAAAGCGCTCGCGACCGTGGGTTCTCAGGGTGAGGTCAAAGGTAAGGAGATAACGGTAGGATTCGCCCATAAAGCGGTCTTGGGCGTTGCAGGTAAGATCGTGGAAATGGTAAAGAACGGAAGTATAAAACATTTCTTCCTTATAGGAGGATGTGACGGGGCGAAAACAGGAAGGAATTACTATACGGAACTAGCGGAAAAAGTGCCATTGGATTGCATCATCCTTACCCTGGCATGTGGAAAGTTCCGGTTCAACCGGCTCGAGTTCGGCGAGATAGGCGGGATACCGAGATTGTTGGATTGTGGACAGTGCAATGACGCCTATTCGGCTATAAAGATAGCCGTAACGCTTGCCGAGGCGTTCAAGTGCGGGGTGAATGATCTTCCACTTTCGCTTGTCCTTTCGTGGTATGAGCAGAAGGCAGTATGTATACTGCTTACGCTGCTTTCCCTCGGGATAAAGGATATAAGGCTGGGGCCGACGTTACCCGCGTTCATATCGTCGAATGTCCTTAAAGTGCTTGTGGAAAA